Below is a window of Hydrogenimonas sp. SS33 DNA.
GGACCAACCTGGAAAATCTGATCCGCCGCTTTCACGAAAAACGTTTCGGCGACCGGGTCGTGCGCATTGCGGCCCTGACCAACCGCCCTGAAGCGGGAGGCATCGCCCGTGCCGAAAAATACGGCATTAAACCCGTGATCGTCGACCACAGAGAGTTCGCAACGCGGGAGGCTTTCGACGCCGAACTGGTCGAGCGCCTGGAAGCGATGCAACCGGACCTGGTCGTCATGGCGGGGTTCATGCGGATCCTCACCCCCCTCTTCACCTCCCGGATCGAAGCGATCAACCTGCACCCCTCTCTTCTGCCCCTCTTCAAAGGGGCCCGGGCCATCGAGGAGAGTTTCAGAAGCGGCATGAAGGTGGGCGGCGTGACGGTCCACCGGGTGACCGCGGAGCTCGACGGCGGCGACATCCTCGCCCAGCGATGCGTTCCCATCGAAGAGGGCGACACCCTGGCGTCGTTCGAAGAGAGGATCCATGCGGCGGAGTACGAACTGCTGCCGGCGGTTATCGCCGACCTGTTGCATCTCTCCCCCTCACAGGGCTGACCTGCCCGCTCCTCACACCTTTTTGGCCCCGCAGAAGCGGATGCCGTGGAATTTGGGCTCGCTGCGGTAGACCACTTCGAAGCGGACGGAACTCTCTCCGTCGATGGGGCTGTCGAACATGATGACCCCCTGCCGCCCCTTCAGGTCTGCCTCCCGGTTGCAGAAACTTTCGCTCTCCAGCCCATAGAAAGAGAGCCCCTTTTTGGAGACGTCGAAAATATAGACACGCTCTTTCACGCCGTTGTCGTAGGTGATCGTCGCCCCCACCGGCGGCGATACGATGGTCCGGGGCATGACCCGCTTGTTGGTCACCGTCTCGAAGCCGTCGCTGAGCACTTTCAGCTCCGCACTCTCTTCGGAGATCATCGACATGACCGACTCCACGTTGCGTGTCGTGCGGATGATGGCCCGGTTGCCCTCGCTGACGCTTTCGAGCTTTTCCAGAATCCGCATGAAGGCCTCGTACTCCCGGCCGAACTCCCCGTCGAAGCGGTGCATCGTTTCGATGGTCCGCTCCTGGGTCGACTCGATGCGCTCGAAGTAGTCGCCCACCCGCTCCGAACTCTCCTGCAGGCGGCCGAAGAAGGCCTGGGTATTAGAGGCGTTCTCCACCACCCCTTCTATATTTCTGACGATCGACTGGATGATTTTCCGCGTATTTTCGGCATTCTCCATGGAGACTTCCGCCAGTTCCCGCACCTTCTCGGCGACGACGGCGAACCCGCGGCCGTGCTCTCCCGCCCTGGCGGCTTCGATGGCGGCGTTGAGGGCGATCAGGTTGGTTTCGTTGGCGATATCGGAGATGATGTCGATGGTCCGGGAAACATCCTGCGAAAAGCCGCGCAGCTGCTCGATGGCGCCGATCGTGTTTTTCAGGGCATCCGCCGCCTGCTCCGTTTCGGAGGCGTTGACCTCCATCTCCCCCTTACCCCGCTTGATGAGCCGGACCGACTCGTCCACATGGGCCATCAGCTCTTCGAGCTGCTGATGCAGCGTCTGATTCATACGGCCGATCTCTTGGAGGCTTTCCGCCACCTGCTCCACTTCGTCGGTCTGCTTCTCCACCGCTTCGTTGGAACTTTTGAGGCGCATCAGGCCGTAGGAGGCTTCGAAAGCGACATTTTTCGACTGGCTGACGACTTTCGCGATGACGGGACGGAGCACATCGACCATCTGCTTGAGGTGCATGAAGAGCTGGTCGATCTCGTTGCGGCTTTTGGGGTCGGTACGGGCATCCTCGCCCAGAATGTCGTCAATGACGAAATGGCCCTTCTCCACCTTTTTGAAAACCTGAAGGAGCTTGCCCAGCCGCCTGACGATGACCTCCTTGAAGAGCAGGTGGATCACCAGCAGCACCACGGCGATGCTGATGAACCAGTTCAGGAAGGCGAAGAGGATGTTCTCCTTGAGCGCCTTCTTGTAGTCGCCCAGGTCGATCCGGGCCGCTTCCACCGCGATCACGTCACCCGGTGTCCAGGTGGGGTGGCAGAGTTTGCAGCGCTTTTCGGCGACGATGGGCCGCGAAAGCATGTAGAAATCTTTCCCCTCGTGGCGAACTTCGCTCTCCAGCTCTCCTCTGTTGCGGTGCTTCCGGAAGTAGTCGATCGCCTGGGCTTCGAAAGGGAGAGCCAGGTTCTTGGGGTCCATGGGATGCTTGGAGGCCTCTTTGAAAAAGACTTTACCCCGGCTGATTTTCGTGAAGCGGTCGAATACCTCGTTCTGGATGATCTGCGGCACCTCCTGGGATTGGCCGGAAAAGAACTTTTCGTTGCGGCTTTCGAGCAGGACGTCGGCAAAGTTGAGGACACTGGCGGCTTCGCTGTGGAGGTTGTGCCGCAACGCCTTTTTGTTCGCTTCGTACTGGTACCAGTAAATGGCGGTGGAGATGACGATCATCGCGCCGGCGATGAGAATGGAGAACATCACCGAAAGGGGAAGGCGGCGGATCTTTTCTGGAATGTACATTAAAGTGTGCCTTTGAAATACCGTTCACAAGTTGTACTCAGCTGTTGAAGTATACTATCGGTCAAAAAGGAATTTGCTTGACACCTGTCAAACTCGGTTTCGGAACCTACCGGGTCACCCCCAAAAACCCGGCCCATGTCGAGGCGCTGGGCCTGGCGCTCGAAAAGGGGGTGCGGCTCATCGACACCTCCTCCAACTATACCGGCGGCGATGCGGAGCGGGCCGTGGCCGAAGCGCTGAAACACTCCTCCGTTCCAAGGGAAGAGGTGACCATCGTCACCAAAGGGGGCTACATCCAGGGGGCTTTACTCGGGCAGGTCCAAAGGGGGGAGATGGAGGTCTTCGACCTCGTACCCTACCAGGAGGGGTGCTGGCACTCGATCCACTCCGACTTCATCCTCGACCGGATCAACGGCTCCCTGCAGCGGCTGGAGAGCGGCTATATCGACACCTACCTGCTCCACAACCCCGAATATTTCCTGATGCACACCATCGAAAGCGAAGCGGACGTTCCGGCGGCGCGAAAGGAGATGGAGCGGCGGCTGCTGGAAGCCTTCATCGCGCTGGAAGAGGCGGTCGAAGCGGGGATGATCCGCAGCTACGGTATCAGTTCCAATAGTTTCGCCAAAAGGCCGGACCACCTCCACTTTCTCCCCTATACCCGCCTGCTCGAACTCGCCGAAGAGGCGGCGGCGGAACGGGGAAGAGACCGGCACCGTTTCACCACCATAGAGCTGCCGGTCAACCTTCTGGAGCAGGAGGGGCTCAAGTGTGCCGCATGGGCGAAAGCCAACGGCCTCACCACCCTCGCCAACCGCCCCCTGAACGCATACGACGAAAAAGGGATGCACCGCCTCGCCGACTACCCGAAACCCGAAGCCTACGAATCGGCGCGCGACGCCCTGCTGCAGGCGGCCGACACCTACTCCATGAGCGAGCTTCGAAGCACCGTCCTGGACCTGGATGGAATCCGGGAGAAGTTCACATGGCCCGGCGCGGCGGAAGAGGCGCTTTCACGCCAGACTGTCCCCTTTATCCAGGGGATCCTCTCCCGGCTGCCCGATGCCTCCGCCAAAGAGGCGGTGATCCCTCTGCTCAACCCCTTTTTGCGAAACTACCTGCAGGAGGTCCGCCACCTCTGCTCACAGAAAACCCTCTCCTACCTCAGGGCGAAAGGATTCAAAGAGGCGGCCCGTCCACTGCAGCACTACGCCCTGCGGTGGCTTCTATCCCGACCTGAAATAGACAGGGTGCTGGTCGGCATGCGTACACCGGCCTATGTGGAGGAACTGCTGGGCAGCTGACCCTTCCCTTCCTCCACCCCCGCTTCGTCAGCCAGTTTTTTGGGCATCTGTTTGCTCGCCCTGGCACCCAGCTCCCGGAGCTTCTGGACCTGCCGCACCAGGTTTCCCCTTCCCTCGTAGAGCTTCTTCCAGGCACCTTCGTAGGTGCGCTGGAGCGTGTCGAGCTGTTTCCCCACCTTCTCCAGCTCCTCGGCGAAGCCGGCGAATTTGTCGTAGAGCGCCCCCGCCTGCCGGGCGATCTCCAGGGCGTTGCGGTTCTGCCGCTCGTTGCGCCAGGTGTTCTCCACCGCCCGCAGGGCCACCAGCAGCGTCGTGGGGCTGACGAGGACGATATGTTTGGAAAAAGCCTTGTCGTAAAGGGTCGGGTCACTCTGCAGCGCCAGCATCAGCGCCCCTTCGATCGGCATGAACATGAAGATGAAGTCGAGGGTGTTGATCCCATCAAGCCGGGTGTAGCTCTTGTCCGCCAGCCGGTCGATATGGTTTTTGACCGCTTCCAGGTGGTGACGGGCGTAGAGTGCCTTCTTCTCTTCATCCTCTTCGTTGACATACCGTTCGTAAGCGACCAGGGAGGTTTTGGCGTCGATGACGATATCCCGTTCGTCGGGAAGGTGGACGATGACGTCGGGACGGAAACGGCGCCGGTCGCCGTCCTGGAGGCTCACCTCCCGTTCGAACTCCTCCCCCTCTCTCAAGCCCGAGGCTTCCAGCACCCGCTCCAGCACCATCTCCCCCCAGACCCCCTGGGTTTTGCTCTCTCCCTTCAAGGCGCGGGTCAGGTTGATGGCATCTTCGCTGATTTTTTGGTTGATCGCTTTGAGGTTTCTAATCTCCGACATCAGTGCCGAGACACTCTTCGTCTCTTCGGTATGGACCGCCTCCAGCCGCTTTTTGAACTCGCCCACCTGCTCCTTCAGAGGATTGAGCACCGCCTCGACCCGCTCTTTCGACAGGTCGCCGAAGCGCCGGCTGTTTTCTTCCATGATGCGGGAAGCGAGCACTTTGAACTCCTTTTGCATCGCTTCCCTTGCCCCCTTCAGCTCCTCCAGGCGCAGGGCGGTCTGCTTCCGTTCCTCCTCCAACTGGGTCTGCAACCTGGCGATCTCCTGCCGCAGCGCCCCATTCTCCTCCCTGGCCTGGTCGAGCTCCGCGTCGCTTCTCTCCAGCTCCCTTTCGAAGGTTTTGAGCCGTGTCACCCGCTCCTGCAGGGTCGCCACCGCCAGCTTCGCCTCCTGCAGCGCCTCGTCCAGAGCCTGCCTCTTCTCTTCCAGGGCCTCGATTTCCGCCCTGTCCGACGCCTCCTGCCGCTGCGCCGCTTCGCGCAACGCCTCCAGTTCGCTTCTGTAACGCTCCCGCTTTTTCACCGCAACGACGAAAGCGACCATCCCGGCGACCAGAAGGCCTGCCGCGGCACCTGCGGCGAAATAGAGCCATATCAGGGGAATCTGCATAATTATCTCCGGATTTCGTAATGATTTTGACGGGTTTTATGATAGTACGCTTTCGAGACAGTGTCGTGTCTGCCTGAAAACGGAAAGAAGGGTTCTACGAAGATTTGGAAGCGGCCTGGCGCAGCGCCTCTTCCACCACTTTGGTGATTTTTCGCTTCATATCCTCGATTTGGTCGAGCTGCCGCTCGATATTCTCCGCATCGGAAGCCATCTGGGCTTCCAGTTTGCCGATCATCTGCTCCAGTTCGGCGATACGCTGGTTCAGTTTCTGGTTTACGGTGCGTTCATGCTCCAGCTCCCGCCGCAGGTCTCCCAGATGCTTGAGGCGCTCCAGCAAAGAGGCCTTCTCTACGTACTCCTGGTTCAGTGTCGACTCAAGCTCTTTGAAGCGGCGCTTGAGCGGACGCAGCTCCTGCTCCAGCTCTTCGTTGGCCTGAAGCAGTTCGTCGATCTCCACCTGAAACATCGCCTGCCTGCGATCCGCCTTGCTCCGCGCCAATATGTAACCCGCCACGAATGCGATTACCGCGCCGGCACTGATACCCAACAAAAGGAATACGAACTCTTTACCCATCCAGGATGCCTTGTATAGCTGAATGGGAATATTTTAACATAACTCCACTGTATTGGGTCTGGAACGGAAGATGCTTGAAAAAGCCCATGAACAAATCCCACGACTACGACAAGATCCTGACCCGTCTGACCACCATTCTGCAGCGGCTCTACAACGGCGAAACCCTCTATGTCGGCGAGCTGGCCGAGGAGTTCAACGTCTCTTCCAAAACGATTCAGCGCGACTTCAACGAGCGCCTCATCCGCTTTCCCGTCGAAAAGTCGGGGCGGGGGTGGCGCATGCAAAAAGGCCACCGGCTGGAGAAGGTAAGCGACATCGACCATCTGCTGACGCTGCAGATTCTCGAATCGCTGGCCGACGGTGTGGGAAGCCGCTTCGCCCAGCGCTCCAAAGCGCTGCTGGGCAAACTGAAAAACGACACCCCCTCCGCACTCCAGAGCCACCTTCCCATCGAAGACATTACCTCCCACAGCGACCTTTTCAGAACCCTGGAGAAGGCGATCGTCGGCCACAGGAAGATTCTCTTCGACTTTCACGGCAAAGGGCGGACCGTCCATCCCTACCGCATCGTCAATTTCGACGGTTACTGGTACCTGCTGGGATACGAGGAGGAGAGCGGCATGGGCAAGAAATACTACATCAAGGAGATGAAGCGGTGCAGCCCCCTCGAGGAGCGCTTTGAACCGGACGAAACGATCCGAAGCCGCACGGCCGGGGCGCTCAACGCCTGGTTCGACCCCAATAAAGAGCCCTTCGAAATGCGCCTTCTGGCAAAGCCGGCCATCGTCAAATACCTGCAACGCCGCCCCCTGGGGCCGACCCAGCGCATGGTCGCCAAGCATGCCGACGGAAGCTGCGAAGTCGTTTTGCAGGCCACCACCGAAAGGGAGGCCCTCGAACTTCTCAAACCATGGCTTCCCGATATGGCGGTTCTCTCCCCCTGCTTTCTTGCAGACGCCTACAAAAACCTTCTCGAAAACGCCCTCACCTTTCAAACCGGACACGACGCTGGCCAAAGGTAGCTCCATAATGGCGGCATCCCATACAAGGAGATGCCGTGAAATCCGCCATCCGTTCAAAAAATCCCGTTTTCGCCGACAAAAGAGCGCTGCTGATGTGGGGAAGTTTCGCCGCCGGCTTTCTCTGGCCGCCATTATTTCTTCTTTTTTTGTGGCTGGGCATCCGGACTTTGTGGCGCGAAGCGAAAAGAGAGTATGCACAGGCTGCTTCCTATATGAAAGAAGAGAGCGCCAAAACCCTCGAAGCCTGCGAACGCTGCTTCACCCCGGCACCGCGGGGAAGGCGGGCCGCGCCCCTCTCCTTCGCCGCCGTCTGATGTAATTGCCATGGTATAATCGCTTCAAAAAGGCGCCGCATGAACGACCGTTTTTTCAGCCGGCTCTTCGCCATGGCTTTTGCCGTCATGCTCCTCATGCTCTTTTGGGAAGCCCTCCCCTTCCTGCGCTCCGCCTTCGTCGCCTTCGAAGCCCAGCCCCGCCCCGTCACCCCCAGAGGAAGCCTGAGCGAAGAGGAGCGTACCAACATCGAGATCTTCCAGCGCAACAAAAACTCCGTCGTCTACATCGCCACCGCCAAAGCGGTCATCGACCCCTGGACGCGGAACATCTACAACATTCCCAGGGGAACGGGCTCCGGTTTCGTGTGGGACGAACTGGGGCATATCGTCACCAACTACCATGTGATCGCCGGGGCGAGCGAAGCGAGGGTACGCCTCAGCGACGGAAGGGACTACCCGGCGGTGCTGGTGGGGGCGTCGAAAAACCATGACCTGGCGGTGCTTCGCATCAACGTCCCCTTCAAACCGCCCAAACCCGTGCTCATCGGTACCAGCGCCGACCTGCAGGTGGGCCAGAAAGTCTATGCCATCGGCAACCCCTTCGGGCTTGACTGGACCATGACCACCGGGATCGTTTCGGCCCTGCACCGGCAGATGCGCGAAGAGGACGGCGTGATCATCGACAACCTCATCCAGACCGACGCCGCCATCAACCCCGGCAATTCCGGCGGGCCGCTGCTGGATAGCGCGGGGCGGCTCATCGGCGTCAATACCGCCATCTTCAGCCCCTCCGGCGCCTATGCGGGCATCGGCTTCGCCATCCCCGTCGATACGGTCAACCGGGTCGTCCCCCAGCTCATCGCCTACGGCCGATACCTGGAGCCCGGCATCGGCATTGTCACCGACGAACGGATCAACAGAATCGCCCGGGCAAGGCTGGGATTTGATGGAGTGCTCGTCCTGCGGGTCCGCCCCGGCTCTCCCGCCGCGCAGGCGGGCCTGCGGGGGGCCACCGTCACACCTGAGGGCACCATCATCCCTGGGGACATCATCGTCGCCGTGGATGGCAAGACAGTCGACAGTGTCGCCGCGTTCCGAAACATCCTGGACAAGCACGCCGTGGGGGACGCCGTCACCCTCACCATCGCCAGGAACGGGCGGCTCATCAAAAGAAAAGTCATCCTCGAAGCGGCGGGAGGCTGAGATGGTCCTCTACATCCACGGATTCGCCAGCAGCGGCCTGGGGGCCAAGGCCCGCATCGTGCGGGATTATTTCGGAGAGCGGGCCTTCGCCCCCAGCCTCTCCCACATTCCCGAACTGGCTGTCGATACGCTCCGGCAGATCGTCGGAAGAACGATCGTTCACGAACCGGTCCGTCTCATCGGCTCCTCCCTCGGAGGTTTCTACGCCACGGTTTTGGCAGAAACCTACAACCTCAAGGCGGTCATCGTCAACCCCTCCACCCGGCCTTGGGTCACACTGGGTGCCCATATCGGCATGGTCACCCATTTCCACGACCTGAGCCGTTTCGAATGGACCCGGCAGCACATCACGACACTCAAATCCCTCAACCCCGAAACCATCCATCCCAAGAACTACCTCCTCATGCTCCAGACCGGAGACGACCTGCTCGACTACCGGATTGCACTGCGGCGCTACGAAGGTGCCCAAACCATCTTGGAAGAGGGAGGCTCCCACGCCTTCGAAGGCTTCGAAAGACATTTGAAAAGCATTGAAGAATTTTTAGGCTGACGCGCAGCTTCTGCACACGTTGAAGAAGAGAATGAAAAGCTGATTTTGTAGGAAAAAATGGTGCGGACGAGAGGACTTGAACCTCCACACCTTGCGGCACCAGATCCTAAGTCTGGCGTGTCTACCAATTCCACCACGTCCGCGGATGGTTTGAAGTCAAATAGTTTGAAGTGGCACGCCCATCAGGATTCGAACCTGAGGCCTACGGCTTAGAAGGCCGTTGCTCTATCCAGCTGAGCTATGGGCGCTCAAGTTTGGAATGACGGTGGCGCGCCCGGGAGGAGTCGAACCCCCAGCCTACGGATCCGAAGTCCGTCGCTCTATCCAATTGAGCTACGGGCGCTTGGGAAAAAATTTTCGTTGGGGATGTTTGCCTGGTTATGAAGTCTGTATGGGGTGGATGATGGGAATCGAACCCACGACCTCCAGAGCCACAATCTGGCGCTCTAACCGACTGAGCTACACCCACCATCTAAGACTTTGCATGGTCGGGGTGAAAGGATTCGAACCTTCGACCCCCTGGTCCCAAACCAGGTGCGCTAACCAGGCTGCGCTACACCCCGTCCGAAAAGTGGAATGCAATTATAGACAAATTGCCCAGGGTTGTCAACAAAATGGTATAATTGCCCCCATTTCAACGACGAACAAGGGGAGCGAGATGAAGGTCGCACAGTTTAGTCGCATCGGCTTCATCATGGCGGCGGCGGGGTCGGCCGTCGGCCTGGGGAATATCTGGAAATTTCCCTACATGACGGGGATGTACGGCGGCGGTGCCTTCGTACTGGTCTACCTCATTACCATCACCTTTATCGGTTTTTCGGTGATGGTGGCGGAGATGCTCATCGGTGCCCTGGGACGGCGCGATACGGTCGGCAGCTTCGAACGCCTTGCCCCGCCCAACCAGAAAGCCTGGAAATACGCGGGCTTCATGGGCTTCAACGGGCTCATCATCATGACCTTCTATTCTGTGGTCATCGGCTGGATCTTCTACTACCTCTTCGCCGTTTTTTCCGGACTTCCCACCTCGACCAAAGAGGCGAAAACCATCTTCGACACACTCGTGGGCCAGCAGGCGGGCATTCAGATCTTCTGGCATACGGTATCGGTCATTATTGTCGGTTACATCGTCTACCGGGGCATCAAGGGGGGTATCGAAAAGTTCAACCTGATCCTGATGCCCTCACTCCTCATCATTCTTTTCGGACTTCTCGGCTATGCCGCGACTCTCGACGGCTTTCACAAAGCGTGGAACTTCATGTTCGCCAGCGACTGGAGCAAAATCAACTCCGAAGCGATCGTCCGGGCGGTGGGCCACTCCTTCTTCACCCTCTCACTGGGAATGGGCGCCATCATGACGTATGCCGCCTCTTTGCCCAAACAGGCCAGCATTACCAAGACCGCTTTCATCGTCACCTTTATGGACACCCTCATCGCCCTGGTGGCCGGGCTGGTCATCTACTCCTTCCTCTTTCATGAAGGGGCGCCGGCGGCCCAGGGACCCGGCCTGGTCTTCATCTCCCTCCCCGTCGTTCTCTCCAACTTCGGGACCCTCGGTACCGTGTTGGCCCTGCTCTTTTTCCTGGCCCTGGCCTTCGCCGGCCTCACCTCGGCCATCTCACTGGTGGAGCCGGTGGTGCAGTATCTGATCGACCGCTTTGACTGGAGCCGGACCAAAGCGGTTGTGGTCACGTCGCTGGTCTACTGGATCGTCGGCATCGGCGCACTGCTCAGCTACACGAAAGCGTGGGGCAAACTCTTCTCCGTCGGCGGCAAGCCCCTCTTCGACATCCTGGAGTTTGCGACCGACTCCATTCTCCTGCCTCTGGGCGGGCTGCTCATCGCCATCTTTGTCGGGTATGTCCTGCCGAAAACGAAGGTCTATGCGGCACTGGAACATGAAATGGGGGAAAAATATTTCGCCGTCTGGCGCTTCAGCATCCGCTACATCGCACCGGTAGCGCTGATTTTCATGATGCTGAACCTGTTGGGGATTTTGAAGATTTAAGGGCACCTCTAAAGGCCCGGCAAGGGCCCAAATGAAAAATCAGAACTGGATCATCCCGTCCGTCGGGCTGGAGGCGGTGGCATAGGGGCGCTTGGGAATGCGGCCCGCCAGATAGCTCATACGTCCGGCGATAACCGCGTGCTTCATCGCTTCCGCCATGACGATCGGCTCTTTCGCCTGGGCGATGGCGGTGTTGGTCAGTACCGCATCGGCACCCAGCTCCATCGCCGCCGCCGCGTCACTCGCCTGGCCGATACCCGCATCGACCACCACGGGCACCTTCACCGCCTCTTTGACGAAAACCACATTGTAGCGGTTCTGTACCCCGAGGCCGCTGCCGATGGGCGCCGCCAGGGGCATGACCGCCGCGGCTCCCGCCTCTTCGAGACGCTTGGCGATGATGGGATCGTCGTTGGTATAGGCCATGACGGTGAAACCGTCCTTCGCCAGCACTTCGCACGCCTTGATCGTTTCGATGACGTCGGGGTAGAGGGTTTTCTGGGTATCGCCGATCACTTCGAGTTTAATCAGGTCGATGCCCGTCGCCTCGCGGGTGAGACGAAAGAGCGTGATCGCCTCTTCCGCGGTCGTGCATCCGGCACTGTTGGGAAGAAACTTGACATCGGTTCCCTTGAAATAGTCCATCAGATTCTCTTCATCGGGATTGGTGATGTTGACACGGCGCACCGCGACGGTGATCATCTCCGCACCGCTGGCCAGGGTGGCGTCACGGGTGGTCTGGAAGTCGGGGTATTTGCCGCTTCCGACAATCAGACGACTGGTAAATTCATATTTTCCGATTTTCAGAATATCGCTCATAAGAGGTTTCTCCTTGGTATTTGACGTTACGCGAAAGCCGTAGTGTCATCTCGAAATCTTCGACTTCGTAGTTTTAGGGGGTGCAGGGGGAAACTTGTGTCCCCACCAAAGCGTGGGCTTCGCCCATACCTTGCATAACATCAGTTAGGATGTTAGGAGATTTATAACACAGGGGGACTTGAAGAAAATTGAAAGGCATCAAATAGAGCGCCGCGGGGGCGCTCCGGGTTACTTGACCGGAATCTCTTTGACTTCGGCCTCTTCTTTTTTCACCTTCGGCAGAGTGATATGCAAAACACCCTCTTGGGTTTTGGCGTCGATATGCTCGACATCCACATTTTCAGGCAACGAGAAGGTGCGCATGAATTTGCCGTAGGCGGATTCGATTTTGTAGTAATCCTCTTTTTTCACCTCATCTTTGAACTTGCGTTCACCGGAGATGGTCAGCGTGCGTTTTTCTGGGTCGATATTGACCTTGATATCCTCTTTTTTCACACCGGGAAGATCGACTTCCACAACATAGGCATTCTCATCTTCTCGGGTATTGACAGAGGGAACGAACGCATTGACCACCTCTTTGTCCGTTTCTGCAGGAACGGACACCGCATTGAGCAGTCGTTTTTCAAGTTCTCGGATTTCAGCGAAAGGATCGAATCGTGTTACCATCATTTCAGCCTCCTTTTCCATGTTTTTTGGAATTATAGCAAGTTGATAGTAACTTTGTCAAGTTTATTTCATTATTTTTTTTATTTTTTACCACATGGCTCCAATCAATAATAGAAAAAAAGGAGATTTGATACAATTTTTCATCAAAAGTCCGGGGAGGAATCATGGCAACAACATTGATTACGGGGACCGGTTCGGGAATCGGCAGAGCGTTGGCAAAGGCCTGCCTCCAAAGGGGTGACACGGTGTTTGGCGTCGGGCGCCGCGAGAAAAGCCCCATTGACCATTCCGACTTTCACTATCTGTCTCTCGATCTCCGCCGTCTCGAGCGGATCGAAAAGGTACTGGGCACCTTTTTGGAAGCTGTTTCCACCCTCGATCTGGTCGTCTTGAATGCGGGGATTCTCGGTGAAATCAAGGAGATGACGGAAACCTCCCTCTATGAGATCGAAGAGGTGATGCAGGTCAATGTCTGGGCCAACAAGATCATTCTCGATACCCTGGCGGGGTCACAAAAAACCGTCAGACAGATCGTCGGCATCTCCTCCGGCGCGGCAGTCAACGGCAGCAAGGGATGGGGCCCTTACTCCCTCTCGAAAGCCTCTTTGAACATGCTTCTGAAACTCTACAGCAGGGAGTTGCCCGAAACCCATGTCACCGCGCTGGCGCCGGGCGTAGTCGACACGCCGATGGTACGACACATCACCGAAGAGGTGGATGCCGAGCGATTTCCCTCCGCGGCACGGCTGAAA
It encodes the following:
- a CDS encoding YqiA/YcfP family alpha/beta fold hydrolase — translated: MVLYIHGFASSGLGAKARIVRDYFGERAFAPSLSHIPELAVDTLRQIVGRTIVHEPVRLIGSSLGGFYATVLAETYNLKAVIVNPSTRPWVTLGAHIGMVTHFHDLSRFEWTRQHITTLKSLNPETIHPKNYLLMLQTGDDLLDYRIALRRYEGAQTILEEGGSHAFEGFERHLKSIEEFLG
- a CDS encoding sodium-dependent transporter, which encodes MKVAQFSRIGFIMAAAGSAVGLGNIWKFPYMTGMYGGGAFVLVYLITITFIGFSVMVAEMLIGALGRRDTVGSFERLAPPNQKAWKYAGFMGFNGLIIMTFYSVVIGWIFYYLFAVFSGLPTSTKEAKTIFDTLVGQQAGIQIFWHTVSVIIVGYIVYRGIKGGIEKFNLILMPSLLIILFGLLGYAATLDGFHKAWNFMFASDWSKINSEAIVRAVGHSFFTLSLGMGAIMTYAASLPKQASITKTAFIVTFMDTLIALVAGLVIYSFLFHEGAPAAQGPGLVFISLPVVLSNFGTLGTVLALLFFLALAFAGLTSAISLVEPVVQYLIDRFDWSRTKAVVVTSLVYWIVGIGALLSYTKAWGKLFSVGGKPLFDILEFATDSILLPLGGLLIAIFVGYVLPKTKVYAALEHEMGEKYFAVWRFSIRYIAPVALIFMMLNLLGILKI
- a CDS encoding thiazole synthase, which translates into the protein MSDILKIGKYEFTSRLIVGSGKYPDFQTTRDATLASGAEMITVAVRRVNITNPDEENLMDYFKGTDVKFLPNSAGCTTAEEAITLFRLTREATGIDLIKLEVIGDTQKTLYPDVIETIKACEVLAKDGFTVMAYTNDDPIIAKRLEEAGAAAVMPLAAPIGSGLGVQNRYNVVFVKEAVKVPVVVDAGIGQASDAAAAMELGADAVLTNTAIAQAKEPIVMAEAMKHAVIAGRMSYLAGRIPKRPYATASSPTDGMIQF
- a CDS encoding Hsp20/alpha crystallin family protein is translated as MMVTRFDPFAEIRELEKRLLNAVSVPAETDKEVVNAFVPSVNTREDENAYVVEVDLPGVKKEDIKVNIDPEKRTLTISGERKFKDEVKKEDYYKIESAYGKFMRTFSLPENVDVEHIDAKTQEGVLHITLPKVKKEEAEVKEIPVK
- a CDS encoding SDR family NAD(P)-dependent oxidoreductase; this translates as MATTLITGTGSGIGRALAKACLQRGDTVFGVGRREKSPIDHSDFHYLSLDLRRLERIEKVLGTFLEAVSTLDLVVLNAGILGEIKEMTETSLYEIEEVMQVNVWANKIILDTLAGSQKTVRQIVGISSGAAVNGSKGWGPYSLSKASLNMLLKLYSRELPETHVTALAPGVVDTPMVRHITEEVDAERFPSAARLKKGPIQRPEEAAKRLLDAFEKVKNVESGSFLDVRSME